GCGTCGCGGAGGCGCGCCAGGCGCTCGTCGATGTGCGCGAGCAGACCGACCGCGAGCTGAGCGAGCTGCAAGCGAGGATCGCGGAGCGGATCGCCAACGCAGAGCGCGACGACGTGCGCGCCTACTCCGCCGCAGTGAGCGCCGGATGGACCGCGGAGGAGCTTCGCAAGATCGGGTTCTCCGAGCCCGACAAGAAGGCTCGCACCCGGCGACGCGCAACGCGCAAGCCAGCGAACCGACCCGTCTCCGAGGCGGCCACCGAACCAGCGCAGGAGACGTCCTCGCAGGGTTGACCACGCACTCACGAAAGGCCCCACGTTCCGCTCTGCGGCGTGGGGCCTTTCGCATGCCCCCGCGCTGCGGGGGTTGCACTCCGCTACGAGGCCGTCAAGGGCGCTACGCGTCCCTTCGGGAGAGCCCTACGGGCTCCCCTTGACCGCCTCTCCACTGCGTGCAAGTCGGCCAGTGTTCCGTTGAAAGCAGCCAGCTCGTCGCAAGCGCCGAACTGCCAACTTTCAATCGGACACACAACAACCGGAAGGCCGAACGATGAACAGGGAAACCGAGCAGATCGAGAACATCGGAGGGTACGCCGTACCCGTCGACCCGATGGACGAGATGGGATGCGACTCGTGCCAGTGAACGACGACCAGAAGCGGCCCACGATGCTCACACCCAAGGCCCTCGCCGCGCAGCTCGGCGTCGACGTCGAGCACCTGCGCCGCCTACGGGATCAGGGCATCGGGCCGGCCTACATCCGCATCACTCCCCGCACCGTCCGATACCTCAGCTCAGAGGTCGCAGAGTGGCTGAACGACGAGCAGTGAACAGCTCCGATTTGGGGGATTTTGGGCTAGGGGATGAATTGCTCGGGCAGGCTGAACATGCGATCTAGAAGCGGCTCTAAATGCGCGATTGCAGCTCGGTGCTGTTCCTCCGTGAACTCCTCGATCAGAGGCGGGTCGTCGTCCGTCCAGCCGGTGGCTTCTGCCGCGATCGTCAGATCCCATCGGTTCCACCGCAACCGTCCTTGTTCGCGTAGTTGCTCCTGGAACTGTCCCTCGATTCCGAGCGGTCGGAACCGGTTGGCGTCGTTGGGCGACAGAGCCCCGCGCACCTGGTCGATCGCGAGGGTGTATCCGGCGATGAAGGCTGTTACCCGGTCGAACCGGATCGGCAATCCCAGGAACATGCCAGGTCGCTTGATGAACGCGCCCGCCATGATGAGCTGTGATGGGGCGCTCGCCTGGTGTTCACTCATCGTCCATACCTCCTTCAGGCCGACGGCTGGCTCTGGTCGTGCTTCGCAAGCGCGCGCGCGACGGATGACTTGCCGACGCCGAGCACGGCCGCGATCTGTGCGATGCTGTCGCCCTGCTCACGCATCCGCGCGGCCGCGGCGGTCCGTTCCGCTGTCATCACCGAGGGTCGGCCTCCCACGCGACCCTCAGCGCGCGCGTGAGCCAGGCCCCGTACGGTGTTCTCCCGGATCGTGTCGACGCGGAGCTGCGCGAACACGGCAACGATGCCGAACAGGGCTCGGCCCATCGGGGTTGTCGTGTCGATGTCCGGCTCGGTGAGGCTCTTGATGTTCACGCCCCGCTCGTGCAGGTCCGTGATCGTCTCGATGGCCATCTTCTCGCTGCCCGCGAGGCGATCGAGCCGGCGCACCAGCAGTGTGTCGCCGGGGCGCAGGTAGTCCAGGCATGCGAGCCACTGCGGGCGGTCTTTCACACGGCTGGACTCGCCGTGGTCGACGAACACCCGCCCGGCGCCTGCCGCGCGCAGCTCGGCCTCCTGGGCTGCCGGGTTCTGGTCATGACGCGACACCCGCGCGTATCCGACAACGTTGCTCATCGCCCCATCCCTCGATCCATGCCATACCGAGCTCCGGACGTGTGGGGGGCACTCCCGCGCTCCTGGATGCCGCCTGCCGGCGGCGTTCTCCGCGTGGCTTCAGTAGCGGGTTGCGGAAAACTCGCGTGTAGCGCCGAGCTGACGCCCGCCGTGCTCGACAGGGACGGGCTCTGCCGTGGAGCTTCGGAGCTCATGAGCCTGGCACCGAGATAATCGGCCAGCGGCTTGGTGTTGCCGACGACGGCGCGCAGCCGAGCGGTGCGCAGCTCGTCCACGTTGACGCGCCGCCAGTCGATCGGGTGCCCGGCTCGCTCAGCGAGCACGGTGACGTAGAGGCTTTGGCTGCGCGTGTTCCCGTCACGGTAGGGATGGATGGCCGAAAGGTCCCCCCAACGGTCTGCGAGCCGCGCAGCGAACGTGTCGGCGTCCAGCCCCGTCAGGTAGTCCTCGCGGTCGAGCTGGTCGAACAGGCGAGTGAGGTTGGGCTCGATGTACTCGGGACGGCAGTACGCGATCCCGACCCCGGTCGCTTGCACGTCGACGTCGCGGAGCTTACCGGCGATGCCAGGCACGATGCGCTCGAACAGCCGCGTATGGATGCGGCGCAGGTAGTCGTAGTCCAACCGATCCGGCGTCGGCTCGGTGCGCAGCTCCGCCATTGCGACAGAGGCATAGTCGTTCATCGCGGCATCGAGCCGGGCGGCGTTGCGTATCCCCTTCGAGTTGACGAGCACTCCCCCGCTGTCGGGGTAGGTGTACTTGTCGTCCTCACTCACCCTTGGGCGTACTTCGCGTCCAGCTCGACGTACGCCTCAGCAGCGGTCACACGACCGTCGAGGATGCGACGAGCGCGATCAAGCGCTTCGTGATCCGGGAAGTGACCGGCAAGCTGCTGAGCCTTCTCAATCATCGACAGCTCGCCATCAACGTCGACAGTCGGTTGAATCGTCGCGGTGCTGCGGGCCATGCTGGCTCCTCTCGCCTGTTCCGTCCATTCTATCACTTATCCCGAAAACGTTATAGGCGGCATTTCGGGTCAAATTGGTTTCGGGACTGAGTTTCGGGACGGGATTTCTCGGCTGTGACTTTGGTCGCTGTGTGGCGGTTTTCTGGCGGTTCTTGGTGGCGGCTTGGTTGTGAGTCGCGGCGCTAAATGGCGGCTTTCTGGCAGCGCTATTTGGCGCGGTCGCGTTGGAGTTCTCGGTAGATCGTCGCGCGGGAGACGCGCAGCAGTTCGGCGAGCTCGCTCTGGGTGTGAGTGCCGGCGGCGTGGAGGGCGAGTAAGTGCTTGCGCTGGGCTGACGAGAGTTTCGGCTTCTTACCTTTCAGTCTGCCGTTGGCGCGGGCAACGGCCATTCCTTCGCGGGTTCGCATGCGGATGAGGTCGGCTTCGAATTCGGCGACCATGCCGAGGACGTTGAACAGGAGCCGGCCTACCGGGTCGGTGGGGTCGTAGATGCTGCCGCCGAGGCTGAGCGTGACGCCTTTGCGGGTGAGTTCTGCTGCGATGTCGCGTGCGTCCGGTAGGGAGCGGGCGAGCCGGTCGAGTTTGGTGACCACGAGGGTGTCACCGGAGCGCACCGCTGCCAGTGCCGCGCGCAGCCCGGGCCGCTCTCGGTTGGTGCCGGTCAGCCCGTGGTCGACGTGGATGTTCTCGACATCGACGCCGAGCGCCCTGAGCGCGTCGCGTTGCGCGGTGAGGTCTTGTTCGGCGGTGGAGACGCGGCCGTATCCGATCAGCATGAGAACAGTGTTGCAGTTAGCGTCCCATCAGCGGGCATTTCATCGGGCGGGTCTAACGGGCATTGACCTTCGCCCGCACTCCCGCGTGATGACGCGGTTCACACACGCAGGCCCCAGCAGTCGAGGACTGTGCGCTGGTCGACCGCCTATCGGACACGCGATTGCAACTCGTCCGCGTCGTTTGGCGACAGCTGATCATCTTCGTCGTCGCACTGTCGGCCGTGGTCGCCGGGTGGGAGGCGATCGACCGGTTCGTCCATCCGCGCCCGGTGGAGAACGCGTGGTGGCTGATCGCCGCCGGTCTGGTCGGCTTCGCCGGCAACGAGCTTGTCGCAATCTACCGAACCGCGTTGGCCGGAAGATCGGCTCCGCGGCGCTCGTCGCCGACGGTGTGCACGCGCGACTGGATGGCATCACCTCGCTGTCGGTTGTGCTCGGCGCAATCGGCGTCCTTCTCGGGTTTCCGATCGCCGACCCGATCATCGGCCTCCTCATTGCGATCTCGATCCTGATCCTGCTGGGGGGGACCGCGAAGTCCGTCGGGGCGCGCCTGATGGATGCTGTCGACCCGGGTCTGATCGACCGCGTCGAGCGCAGCTTGACGCACACGAAGGGCGTGACCGGTATCCGGAGCGTCAAGCTGCGCTGGGTCGGCCACCGGCTCCTCGGCTCGGCAGTCATCACGACGAACGCCGAAAACCTCCGCGACGCCACGCACGTGGCAGAGCACGCGACCGAACACGTCCGCGGCGAGCTGCGCAACCTCGACGAGTTCGTCGTCACCCCCATCGCCGCCGATCGCTGATCAAACCGTGCGCCTTGAGAGGCGGACTTCCGGCGGATACGCAAGGCCACGACGGGACCACTCACGGCTCCTGGTCAATAGAGTGCCGTCTTGAGCAGGATCACCAGAATGCCGAGTAGAGCGCTGATCAGCGCTGCGGTTATGCAGGCCCACCATGGTCGAGCGCGAAGCCAGAGGACGAGGTAGCCCAGCAGAGCAAGCATGACGACGGCGACCCAGAGTGCGATCGATATGCCGGTGTCGGTCGTCATCACACCGAAGGCCGCGAGCAGCAGGGGAATGGATGGGACGACGGCTGCCTCCAACATGCCGCTGGATTCCTTCAGCGCTTGTCTGATCGAATCTCTTATCCGGTCTCGGAGATGGTCGGCATGCCCGTGGGAACCGAGCGCAGTCGAATAGACGTGAGCGACCCAGAACACGACGACGCTGACGACGGCGAAGATGAGCACTTGCCATGCCGAGCTTGATTCCTTGAGACCGATCGAAGTCGCAGCGACGACGCTCGCATAGACGATCGTGCCGTAGATCGCAGCGGGGGTACCGATGTGCCCCAATAACGTACGGCGTGCGTCGTCGGTCGGCGCGTGCGAGGGTGGGCTCAGTGAGCCCCGACCGGTCATGGTTCACATCATCCGTTTGCCGGTCCGCGGTGGCAAGAGGAGCCGCTGCGCCGACGAAGTGCGACCGATGGGCTCTGAGAGGGGCCTCTCACAGTTGAACTGGGTACGCTGAGCCGAGCAAATGGAGGTAGAGGTGAGTAGAACGCTGCGCGTGGTGCACATCTTCCTACTCGTCCTTGTCGCCGCGGTGATCGCCGGCGTCGGCTTCGGCCACTCTTCCGATGCAGCACACGCAGCCGTGGGCACGTCTTGGTCACAGCCAGTGAGTGTCGGCGACACGGATTCCAATCACAGCGATTCCGAATTCTGCGCGGCGTTGTGCGCCACGGCGGGCGCTGCGACCCCGATTCATGATTCGTTGGTCGTGGTCGAAGTCCGATTCAGGACCGAGCGGCCGACGCCGGCTGCTGTGGCCATTCCGCAACGAGAGTCGCCCGCGCCGCCTTCACTGTTGGGACTGCTGGGCATACTTCGAATCTGATCACCGTCCGTTCCGGGATTTTGCACGCGCACGCCCTGCTCGGCGAGCCGTGTGTTCGACGGTTTGTGAAGGTGAAGATGGACGACTTTTGGACCAATGCTCTGTGGTCTCTGACACCAACGGTGTTGGTGGGACTCGTTTTCTGGTTCGTGCTGCGATCAATATTTCGCGCTGATCGGCGTGAACGTGAAGCGTACGCGCGCGAGGAGAAGCGGCAGCGCGCGCAACGCGTGTCGGCAGCCGGTTCCGCGCAGGCCGGTGAGCAGGATCCGTCGTGACCGGGGCAACGTCGACGCGATCCGCCCCAACGCGAGGTGCGATCGCTGCGCTTGCCGCTCTCGCCATTACAGCGTTGTCTGCTGCGCTGGTGCTGGCATTGCTCACCGTCCAGCCGGATGGGTCGATCTTCAATCCGGGGCCGGCGGTGACGTATGGGTTGCCGGCTGTGAAAGTGGTCGTCGATCTGGCGGCTGCGGCCACGATCGGTGTGCTCGTCGTTGCAGCTTTCTGCGTACCGGTCGGATTACGGTCGTGGAACCGGCTCCTGGACGCGGCGCCCTGGTGTTCCGCCTGCTGGCTGGTCGCCAGCTGCATTGCTGCGGTCATGACCTCGATCAGCTTGACGGGGCCGGTTGAGGCGAACATGCTCGGTCCTAGCCTTGCTCAGTTCTTCACACAGATCGCGGTCGGCCAAGGGTGGTTCGCCACAATCCTGATGACTGCGACGATCAGTGTTGTGGCGTTCGCGGCCCGTGGGCAGGCAGGCGTGGCCGCGGCTGCCATCTTGGCTTTCGCTGCGCTGGTTCCACTCGCGCTCCAGGGGCACGCCGCCGGGGCTGGAAATCACGTCACGGCGACGGTTGCGCTGTGGCTGCACGTCGCGGGAGCGGCGGTGTGGGTTGGTGGTCTGGCCGCGGTGGTCTATGTCGCGACCGTTGATGGGCGCACATTTGTTGCGTTGGTGCGTCGCTATTCAGCGATCGCACTGGCGGGGTTGTGCGCGGTGACCATTTCCGGGTTGGCAGGCGCACTCGTTCGTCTGAGCGATCCAGCACAGCTCCTGACCACGGACTACGGTCGGCTCCTGTCCGTGAAGGTGGTCGCCCTCCTCCTTCTGGTGGCGTTCGGATGGGCGCAACGAACCTACGTGATTCGACGGTTCGGTTCCATGGATGCGCCTGCGCTGCGGCGCCGGCTCGCCTTTGGCTCCCTCGCTCTCTGGGAGCTTGTGGTTATGGGCGTCGCGATGGGGACAGGAGCAACGCTCTCTCGGACAGAGACTCCGGGTGGTCAGATCCTGTTGGCGACGAAGGCTGAGCAGCTCACTGGTGACCGGTTACCGTTGGCACCGGGCATCGCCCGGCTCATGGACGCGTGGGTGTTCGACGCCGCAGCGGTGCTCGTTGTAGTCCTCGGCTTTGGGTCCTACCTCTACGGCGCGATCGCGGCACGTCGAAGCGGCAGCTGGCCCCGATCGCGGATGGTCGCCGCGATCGGGTGTGCCGTGGTCATCGTGTTCGCGTTCTGTTCGCTTCCCGGGGCTTATGCAACGTTCTCGTTTGCGGCGTACACGACTCTGCTTCTGCTCGGTGGTGTGCTTTCGGCAATTCTGGTTGTCGCAGCGCAGCCGATTCGCTTGCTTCAGACGGTCGTGAGACTTCGGGGGGACGGCAGCCTCGGTACGCGCGAATGGACGAGCTGGGTACTAGGAAGTCGAGCGATGGCAGTGCCGCTCCGGACGCCGTGGCTGTCGGCTTGTGCTCTGGTTGTGCTGCTCGGCACCGTGTTTCTATCGCCGTGGCTGGGTTGGGCGGTGCAGGACCCGGTGGGCCGGACCCTCACGACAGTCCTGGTGTTCGGGGTGACGACGCTGTTCGCTGCGTCACTGTTGCGCACGCTCGGCGAAGGACAGCGCCTGTTGGCGCAGGCGGTGGGGATCGCCATGGCGGTGGTCCTGGCAGTGGGCTTGCTCGCGGTCGTGGTCGCTTTCGTCCCCGGAGGTATCCTCCCTGCGTGGTACGGGGTGACCTTGCCCGCGTTGGGCGTGACTCCCGCGCTCGATCAGCTCATCGCGGCCGTGCTGCTCTGGGCGATCGCCGCCATTGCTGTGTTCGTGCTGCTGCTGGTTTTGGGTCAGCGGGTGGTCGAGGCTCGGCCGGAGTCTCCAAGACCGGAGCGAGCCTGAGATGGATGGGCCTGTGTACTTGCCGGAGGAGCCACCGGGCTTGGAGGCCTTCCTAACCTGGGCTCCGCAACCGGTGCCGCTTCTCCCAGTGGTAGGCGTCCTTCTCGCCCTCGCCTATGGGTGGGGCGTTTGGTTGCTAGCGTGCCGGCGTATTGCATGGCCGTGGTGGCGCACCACTCTCTTCGTGACCGGCTGCGGAGTTCTCGTCGCATTGACCGGTACGGGGCTGGAGGGCTACGGCTATCGGATGTTTTCGGTGTTCATGTTTCAGCAGCTCACCCTGATGATGACGATCCCGCCGCTGCTGATTTTGGGGGCGCCGGGCACGCTCCTACTGAAGGCGGCGCCGGCGAGGGGGCGTTGGCGCCTCGTTCGGCGATTGGCTCTCACCGGTCTGAGGTCCCGGCTTGCCCGTCTGCTGTTGCATCCGGGGTTCATGGTCCCGCTGTTCCTGATGGTGTTCTACGGGCTCTATTTCAGCGGC
This window of the Leifsonia shinshuensis genome carries:
- a CDS encoding recombinase family protein is translated as MSNVVGYARVSRHDQNPAAQEAELRAAGAGRVFVDHGESSRVKDRPQWLACLDYLRPGDTLLVRRLDRLAGSEKMAIETITDLHERGVNIKSLTEPDIDTTTPMGRALFGIVAVFAQLRVDTIRENTVRGLAHARAEGRVGGRPSVMTAERTAAAARMREQGDSIAQIAAVLGVGKSSVARALAKHDQSQPSA
- a CDS encoding recombinase family protein translates to MLIGYGRVSTAEQDLTAQRDALRALGVDVENIHVDHGLTGTNRERPGLRAALAAVRSGDTLVVTKLDRLARSLPDARDIAAELTRKGVTLSLGGSIYDPTDPVGRLLFNVLGMVAEFEADLIRMRTREGMAVARANGRLKGKKPKLSSAQRKHLLALHAAGTHTQSELAELLRVSRATIYRELQRDRAK
- a CDS encoding cytochrome c oxidase assembly protein, whose product is MDGPVYLPEEPPGLEAFLTWAPQPVPLLPVVGVLLALAYGWGVWLLACRRIAWPWWRTTLFVTGCGVLVALTGTGLEGYGYRMFSVFMFQQLTLMMTIPPLLILGAPGTLLLKAAPARGRWRLVRRLALTGLRSRLARLLLHPGFMVPLFLMVFYGLYFSGIASTLLGSVAGHLSLEVVFLAAGVLFTLPLISPDPLPHRQSHLGRLLDMFIEMPLHAFFGVIAMMATVPLVGFFARPPAAWSVDAVADQRIAGALAWSYGELPSLIIVLILLFAWASDDTRRAEAADRRKDVEGDAELDAYNAWLLRLNRR
- a CDS encoding cation transporter, producing the protein MADRRRSGRLRRQRACRNLPNRVGRKIGSAALVADGVHARLDGITSLSVVLGAIGVLLGFPIADPIIGLLIAISILILLGGTAKSVGARLMDAVDPGLIDRVERSLTHTKGVTGIRSVKLRWVGHRLLGSAVITTNAENLRDATHVAEHATEHVRGELRNLDEFVVTPIAADR
- a CDS encoding Fic/DOC family protein; translation: MSEDDKYTYPDSGGVLVNSKGIRNAARLDAAMNDYASVAMAELRTEPTPDRLDYDYLRRIHTRLFERIVPGIAGKLRDVDVQATGVGIAYCRPEYIEPNLTRLFDQLDREDYLTGLDADTFAARLADRWGDLSAIHPYRDGNTRSQSLYVTVLAERAGHPIDWRRVNVDELRTARLRAVVGNTKPLADYLGARLMSSEAPRQSPSLSSTAGVSSALHASFPQPATEATRRTPPAGGIQERGSAPHTSGARYGMDRGMGR
- a CDS encoding cytochrome c oxidase assembly protein, whose protein sequence is MTGATSTRSAPTRGAIAALAALAITALSAALVLALLTVQPDGSIFNPGPAVTYGLPAVKVVVDLAAAATIGVLVVAAFCVPVGLRSWNRLLDAAPWCSACWLVASCIAAVMTSISLTGPVEANMLGPSLAQFFTQIAVGQGWFATILMTATISVVAFAARGQAGVAAAAILAFAALVPLALQGHAAGAGNHVTATVALWLHVAGAAVWVGGLAAVVYVATVDGRTFVALVRRYSAIALAGLCAVTISGLAGALVRLSDPAQLLTTDYGRLLSVKVVALLLLVAFGWAQRTYVIRRFGSMDAPALRRRLAFGSLALWELVVMGVAMGTGATLSRTETPGGQILLATKAEQLTGDRLPLAPGIARLMDAWVFDAAAVLVVVLGFGSYLYGAIAARRSGSWPRSRMVAAIGCAVVIVFAFCSLPGAYATFSFAAYTTLLLLGGVLSAILVVAAQPIRLLQTVVRLRGDGSLGTREWTSWVLGSRAMAVPLRTPWLSACALVVLLGTVFLSPWLGWAVQDPVGRTLTTVLVFGVTTLFAASLLRTLGEGQRLLAQAVGIAMAVVLAVGLLAVVVAFVPGGILPAWYGVTLPALGVTPALDQLIAAVLLWAIAAIAVFVLLLVLGQRVVEARPESPRPERA
- a CDS encoding helix-turn-helix transcriptional regulator; the protein is MRLVPVNDDQKRPTMLTPKALAAQLGVDVEHLRRLRDQGIGPAYIRITPRTVRYLSSEVAEWLNDEQ